The sequence TTAGATTTTAGATTTCTGATTTTAGATTCAGCCGATGAGGCCGCGACGCTTGAAGTCGAAGATGTTGATCTTGGCGGATTTTTCGATCATCTCGACGGTGAATTTGAGGAGGCAGATTTCCCAGGTGTCATCCACGCCGTGGATGATGGCGAGTGCGGGGTTGCCATTGGCGCGGGCTTCTGCTTTGAGCTTGCCGCAGACTTCCTCCATGCCTTCGTGGACGAGTTGCTCCTGGATGTCGGTTTTGCGGAAATTGAAGCCGTATTTGAGGAAGGCGAGCTTGTCGATGTTCTGACGCAGGAATTCGCCAAAGGCCTCTGCCTCGGGGCTCCAGCCTTCAAAGCCAAAGTCACGCTCCATGTCGGGGCGGAGGATGAGGGGCTTTTCTGCGACGATTTTGCCTTCTCGCACACGGACGACTCCCACGCTGTCCATCGGCTCGGTGATGAGCTGGAACTGGAACTGCGTGCTGCCAAAGGTGTCGATGCGGCGGTCCGGCTCGTGGAGGACGCGGGTATTCTCCATGGCGTATTGAAAGTCGAATTCGGTAGGCATCTGGGGGCGCTGCGAGAGTAGGTGGATGCGCTCTGAGAGCTAGCTTTTTTCTGTGAGAGCGATGTAGAGAGTTTTTTGGGGGAAGAGAGGGGTTTGCGTGGCTGGGGAGCTGTTGTATGCCTGCGGCCCATTTTCTCTACTTATGCCCCGCTGGCTTCCTTTGCTGCTTTTATTCATTTTGGTGGGCTACATCGTCTATCTGGCAGATACGCGGTCTTTTCCGCTGTGGTTCTACCGGATGCAGATGGACTGGGGGGTGGATAAAATAGGCCATTTTGCCCTGATGGGTGGTCTGGCGTGGTGTGCGAATGATGCGCTGGGCTGGCGGCAGTGGCAGGTGGGCTCCATGGCGCTCTGGACGGGCTCCTGGGTCATTTTCGTGCTGGTAGCGCTGGAGGAGGCTAGTCAGCACTGGATTCCTGGCCGCAACTGCGACTGGAGGGACCTGCTCGCAGATTTTTTGGGCATCCTGGTGGCTGGGCGGCTTGCTCCCCGGAGTGTGGGGGCGTCATGATGCTGACTGGGCGGCGGCGGGGTGATCGAGCTGCCCTTCGCTGACTGTCCAGCCGCCATCGACGGCGAGGACTTGGCCGGTGATGAAGCTCGATCCTGCGGAGAGCAGCAGCAGTGCGGCGGCATCACAGTCCTGTGGGTGGCCGACACGCCCGCCATCGAGCGGTTGCTTGGTGGAGATGAAGCGCATGATCTCGCTGTCCGAGACGGCTCGCTGGGACATGGGGGTCTCGACCAAGGCTGGGGCGATGACGTTGACGCGGATGTTTTGAGCCGCGTAGTAGGCGGCGATGCTTTTGCTAAAGCCGATGATGCCTGCTTTTGCTGCTGCATAGGCATGCGAGGCGAAGAATGCGGGAGAGGGCGACCAGGCGAGCACGCTGGCCATATTCAGGATCACACCGCCGCTGCCCTGGAGGAGGAATTGCCGGATCGCGGCCCGATTGGAGTAAATGACGGAGTTTAAATTGAGATCGAGGGTGTAGCGGAGGCCTGCATCGGTCATTTCATGCAGAGGACCATCTCCGTGCCGGCGTCCACTGCCTCCAGCGACATGGTAGAGGGCATCGAGCCTGCCAAAGTGCTCTACGGCGAGGCGTACACCCTCTTCCGCTGCCTCGGGTGTGGAGGCATCTGCTGCGAATCCCCGTGCCTGAGGGCCGAGCGCTGCGAGTGCGGCGTCCACGTTCTCCTGCGAGCGGCTGGTGACGATGACGCGGGCACCGGCGGCGATGAGTTTATGCGCGGCGGAGAGCCCGAGGCCTGTCGTGCCGCCCATGATGAGGATGCTGCTACCGTGGAGTGAGGACATGGGGATCAGCGGCTGACTTTGATGAGCGGTGTGGGGAGGTGCTCGCTGGTGAGCCAGAGCGTGCGGCTGTCCGCGTCGTAGCAGACAGCTTCGAGCTGGCGGAGGAGATCTGGGACGATGCGGATGGGTTTTTCAGCAAGGGACTCTGCGAGGCTCTTTCCCGGCGATAAAGTCCACTCGTAGAGGCTGCTGTAGGTGCTGACGATGAGGTGGCGGCTATCGGGTGAAAAGTCTGCGGCGGTACACATGCGGTCGTCGATGACTCGCTTGCCGGTGTGCGGCTGGCCGGGGAAGAGCAAATCGGTGATTTTTTCGAGCATGATGGGCTCTTTTTGGCTAGTGGGGATTTTTTCTGGGAAGGCGTAGAGGGTGCTTTTGCCGTCATCACTTTTGGTGAGGATGTGGATGCGGTGGGTCTGAGGGTGAAAGAGTAAAGACTCAGCATTTTGTGCGCCACCAGGGTAGGTGGCATGCCAATGGTGGGACTCCACGGTGGTCTCGGTGACGGGCTGGCCTGCGGGGGAGATGTCTGGCTCTGGGATGTGGTAGATCTGGATGCTGCGGCGGATGAGGAGATTATCGCCGATGTCGCCGATGAAGAGGGTGGGGCGCTTTGCTTCATCGTAACCGGAGGTCATGTCTTCCCAGTCGAAGTTCACAGCCTCGCGGAGGCGGACTTTGGCGCGGGTGCGGCCCTGGAGGTCGATGGCAAATAGGCAGGGCTCACCACCGGAGTCGTTGTGCGTCCAAAAGATGCCTTCATGCCGCAGGCTGCGTGCGAGTCCGCTGCTTTCCTTGATCCGCGTGTCGGCGAGGATGGCGATGCGCTCGCTTTTCGATGGAGTGGTGCCTTCTTCCGCGATGACGGGCGTGCTCAGCAGTAGGAGGCAAAGGAGGCGCAGCATGGGGGCAGAGTCAGCTCAACCGAGCGGTGTGGCAGGGGTGCCGTTGAGGCGATTGAAGTGCATGTGGACGCGGCCTTTGAACCAGTTCCAGGTGGCACCTGGGCGACCATGGTCGAGGAGGAAGTGGGGGCAGTCTTTGTGCGCGGGATTTTGGCCCGCACGCGGCCAGTGATAGTGTGGGACGACGTGGCTGAGTGGGATGTTGTAAGCACGCATCAGATAGGCCGCGAGGCGTGCGGTGCGGTCAATGGTGGTGGCGAGGTCATTGCCACGGTGCTCGCACATTTCGATGCCGATGCTGTAGTTGTTCCCAGGGCCATCGAAGTCGGCGTGCTCACCCTGCTCGCGGCAGGGGAGGTGCTGGATGGCGATGTTGTCCTGCACGGTGAAGTGCCAGGTGAGGAAGCCGATGCGGTTCCCACCGGGGCGGCGTGTCGCACGGAGGGCACCGCGCTTGAGGGCCGTGGCGTGATTGTAGGCATCCCCCGAGTAGTTCTGTGTGCTGTGGATGGTGATGTAGCGCACATTCATCGGGCGGAAGTAGCGCCTGCCTACGGTGCCTGGGGGGATGAGGTCGATTTTGACCTGGCACTCGGCGAGAAGCTGATCTGGCGAGATGTTTTGACGCAGATCTGCATCGCTGAAGCGTGCCTCCCAGCGGCGGATGCGTGCGGCATCATGAGGCGTCCCGCATGCAGCGAGGATGATGCCGATGAGCAGCGCAAGTGGCAGGAAAAGAGGGGCGTGTTTCCGCATGGCTTACACACTAGTGCAGCGTTTGCGTGCTGGCAATGATCGGTGTGCGTTGTGATTTGTCGCGGTGTGTGAGGTGGCTGGCCTCACATCGGCTTGCTGGGCAGATCGACGAGCATCTGCGCATTGCTCGGGTAGCGCTCGGTCAGCGTGAGAATGCGCTGGATGGCATCGATGGGCTTCGACCCGGCGAGTCCGCGGCGGAGCATGTGTACTTTATCGAGCTGGAAGGACTGCATGAGCAGCTCTTCACGCCGGGTGCCGGATTTGAAGATGTTCACGGCTGGGTAGTAGAATTGCTCGGCGATTTTGCGGTCGAGCACGAGCTCCATGTTTCCAGTGCCTTTGAATTCCAGGAAGATGAGCTCATCCATTTTGCTGCCAGTCTCGATGAGGGCGGTGGCCAGGATGGTGAGACTGCCTGCGGTGCGGGTATTGCGTGCAGCGGCGAAAAGGCGACGCGGGATCTCCAGCGCTCCGACGCCGACACCACCGGACATGGTGGCGTTGGTCTTGGAGGTGTTGTTGAAGGCGCGGGCCATGCGGGTGATGCTGTCCATGAGCATGAAGACATGCTCCCCGCACTCGACGAGGCGCTTTGCTCGCTCTATGGCGAACTGGGCGATGCGGGTGTGGCTTTTGACGTCTTGGTCGTTGCTGCTGGCGAAGATTTCTGCGTTCGGAAGCGCACGCTTGAATTCGGTGACTTCTTCTGGCCGCTCATCGACGAGCAAGACCATGAGGTGCATGCCGGGATGATTGGTGGTGACGGCTTCGGCGATGTGCTGGAGCAGCGTGGTCTTGCCAGCACGCGGTGGGGCGACGATGAGGCCACGCTGGCCGCGTCCGACGGGCGTGAGCATGTCGATGATGCGAGTGGTGAGGCGGTCTTTATTGGTCTCCAGCTGGATGCGCTTGTTCGGATTGATGGCTTTGAGCTCCTCAAAGAGCGGGAGGTCGCGCATGGCCTCTGGGGCGCGGTTATTGACCTCGGTCATCTCGGTGAGCTGCGGGCCGCGTGGGCCTTTGCGCTGGACGCCGACGATGTGCATGCCCTCACGCAGGCCGAACTGGCGGATCATGTCCTGACTGACCCAGCAGTCCTGCGGGTGCTGTGCATAGGCACGATCACGCTGGCGCAGATTGCCGTAGCCTTTCGGATTGAGCTCCAAAATGCCGTTTGCGGGCTCTGGTGGGCCCAGTTCGATTTCTTTGGCTGGTTGTGGCTCGTTGTCTTGATTGCGGTCACGATCCCTGTCGCGGTCGCGATCACGGTTTTGTGGATTGGAGCCGTTGTTTTGGTATTGGCCATTGCTGCCGTTGCCTCCTTGGCCGTTCTGACGGGCTTGCTGGCGCTCCAGGGCACGCTGGCGCTGTTTTTCTTTCCAACGCTCGAATTTGGATTTCCGCTTCTCATGAGAGGTCATGGGGCGGGGCTGCGCTTCCTGATTGGGGGCGGCTGAGTCCTGATTTTGGGCCGGAGCGGGCGCAGGTGCTGGAGCTGGTGCCTCAGCCTGCACGGCAGGAGCGGGCGCTGGTGCCTCGATGACGACTGGTGCTTCGATCTGGGCTGCTGGGGCCGGAGCGGGCGTTTTTTCTTCCAGTGGCAGCTCGGGAGAGATTTCTGCAGTGGGGGCCTTTTTCTTCCGTGGAGCAGCTTTTTTGGCTGCGGGTGCCTTGGGGGCTTTTGGAGCCTTTTCGGGCTCAGGAGCAGCGACAGGAGCCGGAGCAGCGACGGGAGCAGGTGCAGGGGCCTTGGAGGGGGCTTTTTTGGCCGCTGCCTTTTTGGCCACTGGTTTCTTCACAGCGGCTTTTTTGGCGGCGGGTTTGCGCTTGGGCTTGGTTTCGGCTTCAGCGGCGGCCTGGGTGTCTTCTTCGGGCATGGTTTTGTTGGGGAAAGGGGCTTTAGTCGAGCTGATCTGCGATGGAGTCGTCGATTTCAAAATTGGCGTGGACGTTTTGGGAGTCGTCGTATTCGTCGAGCAAGTCGTAGAGATGGATGAGCGACTTGGCAGTGGCTGCATCGGTGATGGTGACGGTGGTCTGCGGTTGGTAGATGAGCTTCTGGCTTCGGGAAGTGATGTTTTTGTCACGCAGCACGTTGGAGACCTGAAAGAGCTTGTCCGTGGGGGTGTAAACGACCCAGTCGTCGCCTTCGTCCTGGATGTCATCGGCTCCAGCTTCGAGAGCATGCTCGATGAGCTGGTCCTCTGTGGCGGCAGATTTATCGAGGCGGACTTCTCCGCGGCGCAGGAACATGTAGGCGACGCTGCCGCTGTCTGCGAAGGTGCCGTTGTTTTTGGAAAGGAGGGCGCGGATGTCGTTGGCGCTGCGGTTGCGATTATCGGTGACGATTTCGATCATCATGGCGACGCCGCCGGGGCCGTAGGCTTCGTAGAGGATTTCTTCCAGCGCGGCGCTGGCCAGCTCTCCGGTGCCTTTTTTGACAGCGCGGTCGATGTTGTCATTGGGCATGTTGACGGCCTTGGCGGCATTGATGGCGCTGCGCAGGCGGGCATTCATGTCAGGGCTGCCGCCGCCGGATTTTGCGGCGAGGGTGATTTCTTTGGCGAGCTTGCTAAAGACGTTGCCGCGCTTGGCGTCGATGACCGCCTTGGTGCGCTTGATCTTGGACCATTTA is a genomic window of Verrucomicrobiaceae bacterium containing:
- a CDS encoding SDR family oxidoreductase, giving the protein MSSLHGSSILIMGGTTGLGLSAAHKLIAAGARVIVTSRSQENVDAALAALGPQARGFAADASTPEAAEEGVRLAVEHFGRLDALYHVAGGSGRRHGDGPLHEMTDAGLRYTLDLNLNSVIYSNRAAIRQFLLQGSGGVILNMASVLAWSPSPAFFASHAYAAAKAGIIGFSKSIAAYYAAQNIRVNVIAPALVETPMSQRAVSDSEIMRFISTKQPLDGGRVGHPQDCDAAALLLLSAGSSFITGQVLAVDGGWTVSEGQLDHPAAAQSAS
- the vanZ gene encoding VanZ family protein, which translates into the protein MPRWLPLLLLFILVGYIVYLADTRSFPLWFYRMQMDWGVDKIGHFALMGGLAWCANDALGWRQWQVGSMALWTGSWVIFVLVALEEASQHWIPGRNCDWRDLLADFLGILVAGRLAPRSVGAS
- the rho gene encoding transcription termination factor Rho, giving the protein MPEEDTQAAAEAETKPKRKPAAKKAAVKKPVAKKAAAKKAPSKAPAPAPVAAPAPVAAPEPEKAPKAPKAPAAKKAAPRKKKAPTAEISPELPLEEKTPAPAPAAQIEAPVVIEAPAPAPAVQAEAPAPAPAPAPAQNQDSAAPNQEAQPRPMTSHEKRKSKFERWKEKQRQRALERQQARQNGQGGNGSNGQYQNNGSNPQNRDRDRDRDRDRNQDNEPQPAKEIELGPPEPANGILELNPKGYGNLRQRDRAYAQHPQDCWVSQDMIRQFGLREGMHIVGVQRKGPRGPQLTEMTEVNNRAPEAMRDLPLFEELKAINPNKRIQLETNKDRLTTRIIDMLTPVGRGQRGLIVAPPRAGKTTLLQHIAEAVTTNHPGMHLMVLLVDERPEEVTEFKRALPNAEIFASSNDQDVKSHTRIAQFAIERAKRLVECGEHVFMLMDSITRMARAFNNTSKTNATMSGGVGVGALEIPRRLFAAARNTRTAGSLTILATALIETGSKMDELIFLEFKGTGNMELVLDRKIAEQFYYPAVNIFKSGTRREELLMQSFQLDKVHMLRRGLAGSKPIDAIQRILTLTERYPSNAQMLVDLPSKPM
- a CDS encoding N-acetylmuramoyl-L-alanine amidase, whose translation is MRKHAPLFLPLALLIGIILAACGTPHDAARIRRWEARFSDADLRQNISPDQLLAECQVKIDLIPPGTVGRRYFRPMNVRYITIHSTQNYSGDAYNHATALKRGALRATRRPGGNRIGFLTWHFTVQDNIAIQHLPCREQGEHADFDGPGNNYSIGIEMCEHRGNDLATTIDRTARLAAYLMRAYNIPLSHVVPHYHWPRAGQNPAHKDCPHFLLDHGRPGATWNWFKGRVHMHFNRLNGTPATPLG
- a CDS encoding YebC/PmpR family DNA-binding transcriptional regulator, which produces MAGHNKWSKIKRTKAVIDAKRGNVFSKLAKEITLAAKSGGGSPDMNARLRSAINAAKAVNMPNDNIDRAVKKGTGELASAALEEILYEAYGPGGVAMMIEIVTDNRNRSANDIRALLSKNNGTFADSGSVAYMFLRRGEVRLDKSAATEDQLIEHALEAGADDIQDEGDDWVVYTPTDKLFQVSNVLRDKNITSRSQKLIYQPQTTVTITDAATAKSLIHLYDLLDEYDDSQNVHANFEIDDSIADQLD